Proteins co-encoded in one Apodemus sylvaticus chromosome 6, mApoSyl1.1, whole genome shotgun sequence genomic window:
- the LOC127687248 gene encoding dehydrogenase/reductase SDR family member 7, whose product MSWELLLWLLALCALILLLVQLLRFLRADADLTLLWAEWQGRRPEWELTDMVVWVTGASSGIGEELAFQLSKLGVSLVLSARRVQELERVKRRCLENGNLKEKDILVLPLDLTDTSSHEAATKTVLQEFGKIDILVNNGGRSQRSLVLETNLDVFKELINLNYIGTLSLTKCVLPHMVERKQGKIVTVNSIAGIAAVSLSSGYCASKHALRGFFNSLQSELGQYPGITVCNIYPGPVQSDVVKNALTEELTKPMKDIDQSYKMPTSRCVRLMLISMANDLKEVWISDHPVLLGAYIWQYMPTWALWLNFKLGKKRIQNFKNNLDPDLPYKLWKTKRD is encoded by the exons ATGAGCTGGGAGCTGCTGCTATGGCTGCTAGCGCTGTGCGCGCTGATCCTGCTTCTGGTGCAGCTCCTGCGCTTCCTGCGGGCGGATGCGGACCTGACCTTGTTGTGGGCTGAGTGGCAAGGGCGACGTCCAG AATGGGAGCTGACCGACATGGTGGTGTGGGTTACTGGAGCATCAAGCGGCATTGGTGAGGAGCTGGCTTTCCAGTTATCTAAACTTGGGGTGTCTCTGGTGCTGTCAGCCCGAAGGGTGCAGGAGCTGGAGCGGGTGAAGAGAAGATGCCTGG AGAATGgcaatttaaaagagaaagacatcCTGGTTTTGCCCCTTGACCTGACTGACACCAGCTCCCACGAGGCAGCCACCAAAACCGTGCTGCAGGAGTTTGGCAAA ATTGACATTTTGGTCAACAATGGTGGAAGATCCCAGCGTTCCTTAGTTCTGGAAACCAACTTGGATGTCTTCAAGGAGCTGATAAATCTGAACTACATAGGGACGTTGTCCTTGACCAAGTGCGTTCTGCCTCACATGGTGGAGAGGAAACAAGGGAAGATTGTTACTGTGAACAGCATTGCAGGAATTGCAGCCGTGTCTCTTTCCAGTGGCTACTGTGCCAGCAAGCATGCTCTTCGG GGTTTTTTTAATTCCCTCCAGAGTGAGCTTGGCCAATATCCAGGCATAACAGTTTGCAACATTTACCCAGGGCCTGTGCAGTCCGATGTTGTGAAGAACGCCCTAACTGAAGAACTAACTAAG CCCATGAAAGACATCGACCAGAGTTACAAGATGCCGACAAGCCGCTGTGTGCGCCTGATGCTCATCTCCATGGCCAACGATCTGAAGGAAGTTTGGATCTCCGACCATCCTGTGTTGTTGGGGGCATACATATGGCAGTATATGCCAACCTGGGCCCTATGGCTAAACttcaagttggggaagaaaagaatccaaaactttaagaataatttg GATCCAGACTTGCCTTATaaattatggaaaacaaagagGGATTGA